A region from the Deltaproteobacteria bacterium genome encodes:
- a CDS encoding MBL fold metallo-hydrolase: MKKPRFLMLCLVFFLVLWFPLLKADNAGAAQSLWSQKVKFHHPLKDVYTASQPISGCAWVETDDGVVLIDTLLTKWAARQALNKIHETSGKVKYIIYTHGHLDHVGGCAVFMADCPKEIIANKYVPDRLDKYKMLAEHRARIASQQFNIPARPRQVYDWIYPTRTFLGTLTLSIGGKTFELHSARGETDDVCWIWVPEIRAAFIGDLLIGTFPNIGNPWKPTRFTLDWAKVLEEVRAKNPEFVFCNGAGIVYQGKEALEVLEDTIEAIRSLHDQVVECINKDMHITEMIHAVKLPDHLKDKPYLRFTYSRPEFFVFNTYRWYHGYFDHNPANLLPRPQKEVNAEIFKLIGDQDKILRRARELFNQGQAQLGLQVLDVLIQAVPDNIAARKLRIKIMEALSLGDYCWMSRNAWTHFIKKDRQFIYLNSNP, encoded by the coding sequence ATGAAGAAACCCAGATTCCTTATGCTGTGTCTTGTCTTTTTTTTAGTCCTTTGGTTCCCCCTTTTAAAAGCTGACAATGCAGGGGCCGCCCAGAGCCTGTGGTCCCAGAAAGTCAAATTCCATCATCCGCTCAAGGACGTCTACACTGCCAGCCAGCCCATCTCCGGCTGCGCCTGGGTGGAGACCGACGACGGGGTCGTGCTCATAGACACCTTGCTGACCAAATGGGCCGCCAGGCAAGCATTAAACAAGATCCACGAGACCAGCGGCAAGGTGAAATATATTATCTACACGCATGGCCACCTGGATCATGTGGGCGGATGCGCGGTCTTCATGGCTGACTGTCCAAAGGAGATAATAGCCAACAAGTACGTGCCCGACCGGCTGGATAAGTACAAAATGCTGGCGGAGCACCGGGCCCGCATCGCATCGCAGCAGTTTAATATTCCTGCAAGACCAAGGCAGGTTTATGACTGGATCTATCCGACCAGAACTTTTTTAGGCACATTGACCCTTTCTATTGGCGGCAAGACATTTGAACTCCATTCCGCCCGCGGGGAAACAGACGACGTCTGCTGGATCTGGGTCCCGGAGATCAGAGCGGCCTTTATCGGGGACCTGCTCATCGGTACCTTCCCAAACATTGGCAACCCCTGGAAACCGACGCGGTTTACACTGGACTGGGCCAAGGTTCTGGAAGAAGTGCGAGCCAAGAATCCGGAGTTCGTCTTTTGTAATGGGGCCGGGATTGTTTACCAAGGGAAAGAGGCTCTGGAAGTTCTGGAAGACACCATTGAGGCCATCCGCAGTCTGCATGATCAGGTCGTTGAGTGCATCAACAAAGACATGCACATAACAGAAATGATTCATGCCGTTAAACTGCCAGATCACCTCAAAGACAAACCCTATCTTCGGTTCACATACTCCCGGCCGGAATTCTTCGTCTTCAACACCTACCGCTGGTACCATGGCTACTTTGATCACAATCCGGCTAACCTTCTGCCGCGGCCCCAGAAAGAGGTGAACGCAGAGATTTTTAAGCTTATCGGGGATCAGGATAAAATCCTGCGCAGAGCCAGGGAGCTCTTTAACCAGGGCCAGGCGCAGCTCGGGCTTCAAGTTCTGGATGTACTCATTCAGGCTGTTCCAGATAATATCGCGGCGCGTAAATTACGCATTAAAATCATGGAAGCGCTTAGCTTAGGTGATTACTGCTGGATGTCCCGCAACGCCTGGACTCATTTCATAAAAAAAGACAGACAGTTCATATACTTAAATAGTAATCCTTAA
- a CDS encoding HlyC/CorC family transporter has translation MILLLFFFFIVLFVSFICSFSEAVLLSLTHSHAALLEKQGLRSGRILVGLKERINRPLAAILTLNTIANTLGAAGVGAQTLHLYGSKWVALSSGVLTFCILILAEIVPKTLGAVYWKQLSSPAAYLIRFLIVVAYPFVVIIEGVSRLIGTRKDIIKITREEVIVAAEIGEDEGELVQREERIIKNLLRLNKIYARDILTPRAVIFAQPKDQTIGEVLKGNTPLRFSRIPVFGEDLDDIIGMVYRFELLDLFSREQTDKKLEAIVHPVHVVPESKSIAEILDEFIKRREHLFLVVDEYGGTAGIVTLEDTIETLLGVEIVDESDSIEDMQEYARRKWAKRRRDEGLYE, from the coding sequence ATGATCCTTTTACTGTTTTTCTTTTTTATCGTCCTCTTCGTCTCATTTATCTGCTCGTTCTCAGAGGCGGTCCTCCTGTCTCTCACCCACAGCCATGCCGCCTTGCTGGAAAAACAGGGACTCAGGAGCGGGCGGATTCTTGTGGGGCTGAAGGAAAGGATAAATCGTCCCCTGGCGGCCATTTTGACCTTAAATACCATTGCCAACACCCTAGGCGCCGCCGGTGTCGGGGCTCAGACCCTCCACCTCTATGGCAGCAAATGGGTTGCCTTGTCATCAGGGGTGCTAACTTTTTGCATCTTGATTCTGGCGGAGATCGTTCCCAAGACGCTGGGGGCGGTTTACTGGAAGCAATTGTCATCTCCGGCCGCATATTTGATTCGCTTTTTAATCGTCGTTGCCTATCCGTTTGTCGTTATCATTGAAGGCGTTTCCCGTTTGATTGGGACCCGGAAGGATATCATCAAAATAACGCGGGAGGAGGTAATTGTGGCGGCCGAAATCGGCGAGGATGAAGGAGAATTAGTTCAAAGAGAGGAGCGCATCATAAAGAACCTCCTCCGTCTGAACAAAATATACGCCAGAGACATCCTGACCCCCAGGGCCGTTATTTTTGCGCAGCCTAAAGACCAGACCATAGGTGAGGTGCTCAAAGGGAATACTCCGCTCCGTTTTTCACGAATCCCTGTCTTTGGTGAAGACCTCGACGACATCATCGGTATGGTTTACCGATTTGAGCTTCTGGACCTGTTTTCGCGAGAACAGACTGACAAGAAGCTGGAAGCGATTGTCCATCCCGTTCATGTTGTGCCTGAATCCAAATCTATCGCCGAGATCCTCGACGAATTCATTAAACGGCGTGAACATCTCTTTCTGGTGGTGGATGAGTATGGAGGCACGGCCGGGATTGTGACCTTGGAAGATACGATTGAAACCCTGCTCGGCGTGGAGATCGTGGATGAATCTGATTCTATAGAAGATATGCAGGAGTATGCCCGGAGAAAGTGGGCTAAACGAAGGAGAGACGAAGGTCTCTATGAGTGA
- a CDS encoding DUF4292 domain-containing protein — protein sequence MKRRSGTLKASCLKLAGSRQILLALLAFSFAGCASLAPVIPEPPLPEASALVDHFRAQQGRIKSFVARGRLRVESPQVNYQAKITLAAVRPARFRLTAIDFFGRSMMTLASNQGEIFFLDHSRARLYRGPISQGTLKRFLPFNLKISDIITFFVGGVILSSHQEAEVSRVEPGLWRLSLLGPNKATKERIYLDPLNRRVLRIEMSFKAEDGLMQIEFSDYRDLEGQEIPFHIRLTDRQEKAELILDYQELKLDFELPDRLFNLSAPPGVEVIDLPG from the coding sequence TTGAAAAGAAGATCAGGGACCTTAAAGGCCTCTTGCCTTAAACTGGCCGGCTCGAGACAGATTTTGCTGGCTCTGCTGGCCTTTTCGTTCGCGGGCTGCGCGTCCTTAGCTCCTGTAATCCCTGAGCCCCCTCTGCCCGAGGCCTCGGCGCTGGTGGACCATTTTCGCGCTCAGCAAGGCAGGATTAAAAGTTTTGTCGCCCGGGGCCGGCTGCGGGTCGAGAGTCCTCAAGTTAATTATCAGGCCAAGATCACCTTGGCCGCTGTTCGTCCTGCCCGTTTCAGGCTGACAGCGATTGATTTTTTTGGGCGCTCAATGATGACTCTTGCCTCTAACCAGGGTGAAATCTTCTTCCTAGATCACAGTCGGGCCAGGCTATACCGGGGACCGATCAGCCAGGGAACCTTAAAGCGCTTCTTGCCTTTCAACCTAAAAATTTCTGATATCATTACCTTTTTTGTCGGCGGTGTTATATTGTCTTCCCACCAGGAGGCTGAAGTTTCGCGGGTGGAGCCTGGCCTGTGGCGCCTGAGCCTGCTGGGACCGAACAAGGCTACGAAGGAACGAATTTACCTGGACCCGTTGAACAGGCGTGTCCTTCGCATTGAGATGAGTTTTAAAGCGGAAGATGGTTTGATGCAGATCGAATTTTCAGACTATCGCGATCTGGAAGGTCAGGAGATTCCGTTTCACATACGACTGACGGATCGGCAGGAAAAGGCTGAGCTGATCCTGGATTACCAGGAGTTGAAACTTGATTTCGAACTCCCGGACAGGCTTTTCAATCTGTCAGCGCCGCCGGGCGTCGAGGTGATTGATCTGCCGGGCTGA
- a CDS encoding RNA 2'-phosphotransferase, translating into MSKQKIRQQRQSLSRMVTYMLGHRPDEFGLLLDEEGFVSTKELLIALREEQGWSFVRESHLDALVREPADTTFEIADKQIRVAPGETHLELGPFPEVNPPVLLYHAARRKAYPAILEHGLKPSQWPWVPLYMTPEMALRVGSRRDRQPILLTVQAAKASRQGTVFWRPLEIIYLVKDLSPQFFSGPSLPPEKTVAEKKKPSPPPEPPTPGTFKLEPERDPDLWRRHQGEKRRKDRKDKDWKRAARKKRREKYR; encoded by the coding sequence GTGAGCAAACAAAAAATCAGGCAGCAGCGGCAAAGCCTGAGCCGCATGGTAACATACATGCTTGGCCACCGACCCGATGAATTCGGCCTGTTATTGGATGAAGAGGGCTTTGTTTCAACCAAGGAACTCCTGATTGCCCTCAGGGAGGAACAAGGGTGGTCATTTGTCCGGGAAAGTCATCTCGACGCCCTGGTCAGAGAACCGGCAGACACCACATTTGAGATAGCAGATAAGCAGATCAGGGTGGCGCCTGGCGAGACGCACCTTGAACTGGGACCATTTCCTGAAGTCAATCCCCCGGTCTTGTTGTATCACGCTGCCCGGCGTAAGGCCTACCCCGCTATCCTCGAGCATGGGCTTAAGCCCAGCCAATGGCCCTGGGTGCCCCTCTACATGACGCCTGAAATGGCTCTGCGCGTCGGCAGCCGCCGAGACCGGCAGCCCATTCTCTTGACTGTCCAGGCGGCCAAGGCAAGCCGACAGGGGACCGTATTCTGGCGCCCGCTCGAGATAATCTACCTGGTCAAAGACCTGTCCCCGCAATTCTTTTCCGGGCCGTCTTTGCCTCCAGAAAAAACCGTGGCGGAAAAAAAGAAACCCTCGCCTCCACCTGAACCGCCAACGCCCGGCACCTTCAAGCTGGAGCCTGAGCGCGATCCAGACCTGTGGCGGCGTCATCAAGGCGAAAAAAGAAGGAAAGACAGAAAAGACAAGGATTGGAAACGGGCGGCTCGAAAGAAACGGCGTGAAAAATATCGGTAA
- a CDS encoding Hsp20/alpha crystallin family protein, translating into MTALTLYDPLKGLLPRRRLFDDLFRPFFFDTFEEKEYTITPRVDVAETEHEYLVTAELPGFAEKEIQLEVNDGQLKLTAEHEEEKKEEQEEYHLRERRYGTYVRVFNLPENVDREKINAKMENGVLKVTLPKTEESKPKKIEIKVH; encoded by the coding sequence ATGACAGCACTAACACTTTATGATCCATTAAAAGGGTTGCTTCCGAGGCGCAGGCTTTTTGATGATCTCTTCAGGCCCTTCTTCTTTGACACCTTCGAGGAAAAGGAGTACACGATCACCCCTCGGGTAGATGTTGCTGAGACCGAGCATGAATACCTTGTCACAGCTGAACTGCCGGGCTTTGCTGAAAAAGAGATCCAGCTTGAAGTCAACGACGGGCAGCTGAAGCTGACGGCGGAGCATGAGGAAGAAAAGAAAGAAGAGCAGGAAGAATACCACCTGCGTGAACGCAGATATGGAACTTACGTTCGAGTTTTCAACTTACCCGAAAATGTTGATCGTGAAAAAATCAATGCCAAGATGGAAAACGGCGTCCTCAAGGTGACATTACCGAAAACAGAAGAATCCAAACCCAAAAAGATAGAGATTAAAGTCCACTAA
- the hflX gene encoding GTPase HflX, protein MSKLEGQTTGLKSNQLHRLRKIYRRRVPPKSLISLELAREISGISFEIGRQVGLLLNRSGSVASVVVGDSRGLFLPIMGRQRGALTRLKGLRLVHTHLSGEGLTQDDLNDLAALRLDMIAAIQVGPEGLPQMIEAAHLLPANDGRETVARISAANVTSLDIDFSVLIRSLEDELARTQKVAQAAGSVDRAILVSVTAVNKAKAEDHLAELEELAQTAGLEVLDRILLHQRKSRSSRLLSRDRLSELTIRAFQLGADLLVFGQDLSPAEINRLSDLIELRIIDRTQLILDIFAQRARTREGKIQVEMAQLNYLLPRLIRKNTAMSRLTGGIGGRGPGETKLEINRRRVRERISRLKKELELIKAQRGRHRARRAREGLPVVSIIGYTNAGKSTLLNNLTHSNVLAEDRLFATLDPTSRRLKFPRDRAIIITDTVGFIEDLPPDLINALAATLEELSIADLLLHVIDTSNPRFSEQIQTVNDLLARLDLSHIPVLPVLNKVDLVDPKIVPGLAGRYRALALSAIDPDTFSPLVKELQRRLHWFDDLPLKAKGYAL, encoded by the coding sequence ATTAGTAAGTTAGAAGGCCAGACAACCGGGCTTAAGTCCAACCAACTCCACCGGCTGCGAAAGATTTACCGTCGCCGGGTTCCCCCTAAATCACTTATCAGTCTCGAGCTGGCCCGGGAGATATCCGGGATTTCATTCGAGATCGGCCGCCAGGTCGGATTGCTGCTAAATCGTTCCGGGTCGGTCGCTTCGGTTGTGGTCGGAGACAGCCGCGGCCTGTTTCTTCCGATCATGGGTCGGCAGAGAGGCGCTCTAACCCGGCTTAAAGGCCTCCGTCTGGTGCATACGCATCTGTCCGGTGAGGGCCTCACTCAGGATGACCTCAACGACCTAGCTGCGCTCCGCCTGGACATGATTGCGGCCATTCAGGTCGGCCCGGAAGGCCTTCCTCAAATGATCGAGGCCGCCCATCTCCTGCCGGCCAATGACGGCAGGGAGACGGTGGCTCGTATATCTGCGGCTAACGTGACCAGCCTGGATATTGATTTTTCCGTCTTGATCCGGTCCCTGGAAGATGAGCTGGCCAGGACTCAAAAGGTCGCCCAGGCGGCCGGGTCCGTGGATCGGGCTATTCTGGTCAGTGTGACCGCTGTTAATAAGGCAAAGGCCGAGGATCATCTGGCCGAACTGGAGGAACTGGCTCAGACCGCGGGGCTCGAAGTCCTGGACAGGATTCTGCTTCATCAGCGCAAAAGCAGGTCCTCGCGTCTCCTTAGCCGGGACCGGCTCAGTGAGCTGACTATTCGAGCCTTTCAGCTGGGTGCGGACCTCCTTGTCTTTGGTCAGGATTTGAGTCCGGCTGAGATCAACAGGCTGAGCGATTTGATTGAACTGCGGATCATTGACCGCACACAACTCATTCTGGATATCTTCGCCCAACGAGCCCGAACCCGGGAAGGCAAGATTCAGGTGGAGATGGCCCAGCTCAACTACCTTCTCCCCCGGCTGATCAGGAAGAATACAGCCATGTCGCGCCTGACCGGCGGCATCGGGGGAAGGGGACCGGGTGAAACCAAGCTGGAAATCAACCGCCGCCGGGTGCGGGAAAGAATATCCCGCTTGAAAAAAGAGCTGGAACTCATCAAGGCCCAGCGCGGCAGGCACCGTGCCCGTCGGGCCCGGGAAGGCCTGCCTGTGGTTTCCATTATAGGCTATACCAACGCGGGCAAGTCTACCCTCCTCAATAATCTGACCCACAGCAACGTGCTGGCCGAAGACCGCCTTTTCGCCACCCTTGACCCCACCAGCCGAAGGCTCAAGTTCCCTCGGGACCGGGCGATCATCATCACTGATACGGTTGGTTTTATCGAGGATTTGCCGCCTGACCTTATTAACGCCCTGGCCGCAACCCTGGAAGAGCTTTCAATCGCGGACCTGCTGCTCCATGTCATTGATACATCCAACCCCCGATTTTCCGAACAGATTCAAACCGTGAACGACCTGCTCGCCAGGCTTGACCTCTCGCACATTCCGGTCTTGCCTGTCCTGAACAAGGTTGACCTGGTTGATCCCAAGATCGTTCCGGGCCTGGCCGGGAGGTACAGGGCCCTGGCCCTGTCTGCCATTGATCCGGACACTTTCTCTCCCCTGGTCAAGGAGCTTCAGCGCCGTTTACACTGGTTTGACGACTTGCCCCTGAAGGCCAAGGGATATGCGCTTTAG
- a CDS encoding RNA polymerase factor sigma-32, whose protein sequence is MVDRNNKEAEAVEEELEELEPSSGDDLLPITRIEAEAPALYDPLDRYFYEVGKYHLLTREEETALAIKVREHHDQEAAYRLVTSNLRLVIKIAMDFHRHWTKNLLDLIQEGNVGLIQAVSKFNPYRGVKFSYYASFWIKAYILKFILDNWHLVRVGTTQAQRKLFFNLKKEKEKLLAQGIDPGPKLLAEQLQVREKDVIEMEPRLEGAEISLDASAYEDSKDAFLTFLPADETETDDFLAKKEIKKMLHAIVEDFRQTLEGRDLDIFDNRILAENPLTLQEMGQKYDISRERIRQLEDRIKKNLRQRFMEEFPEFTADDFLAAIGMED, encoded by the coding sequence ATGGTTGATCGGAATAACAAAGAAGCAGAGGCAGTTGAGGAGGAGCTCGAGGAGTTAGAACCCTCGTCCGGGGATGACCTTCTGCCAATAACCAGAATAGAGGCTGAGGCTCCGGCTCTCTATGATCCCCTGGATCGCTATTTTTACGAAGTCGGGAAGTACCATCTCCTGACCCGGGAAGAGGAGACGGCTCTGGCGATCAAGGTCCGGGAACACCACGACCAGGAAGCAGCTTACCGTCTGGTAACGTCAAACCTGAGGCTCGTTATCAAAATCGCCATGGATTTCCATCGCCATTGGACAAAGAACCTGCTGGATTTGATCCAGGAAGGCAATGTCGGCTTGATACAGGCAGTTTCCAAATTCAACCCTTACCGCGGCGTCAAGTTCTCCTATTATGCCTCCTTCTGGATCAAGGCGTATATTCTCAAGTTTATCCTGGACAACTGGCACCTGGTGCGGGTGGGCACAACGCAGGCCCAGCGCAAGCTCTTCTTTAACTTGAAAAAGGAAAAGGAAAAATTACTAGCTCAAGGAATTGATCCCGGCCCCAAGCTCCTGGCAGAACAACTTCAGGTCAGGGAAAAGGATGTAATCGAGATGGAGCCCCGTCTGGAGGGGGCAGAGATTTCCCTGGATGCCTCGGCGTACGAAGACTCAAAGGACGCCTTCCTTACATTTTTACCGGCTGATGAGACGGAAACGGATGATTTCCTGGCGAAAAAAGAGATCAAAAAAATGCTGCATGCGATTGTGGAAGATTTTCGGCAGACACTCGAAGGCCGCGACCTGGATATCTTCGACAACCGTATTTTAGCTGAAAATCCACTAACTTTGCAGGAGATGGGTCAGAAATACGATATCTCCCGGGAGCGTATCCGGCAGCTTGAAGATCGAATAAAAAAGAATCTTCGCCAGCGTTTTATGGAAGAGTTCCCAGAATTTACCGCAGATGATTTCCTGGCGGCCATTGGAATGGAGGATTAA
- a CDS encoding tetratricopeptide repeat protein has product MSIIRFFLAWCMLTPFVLICACAPVPPASISASSPYPDESKEQKPVSKASLDQLPRAAAYYYFMLSNLSLAAGKAQLGLEYLNTARQIDPESAFLEGELAYYYLRGGQSAEALKHARSAVAKNPDYRPARLLLAGFLKAMKRHEEAIAEYKTILEKDPDAYEVLMRLGMIYMDLRRYEQAEKVLTHLLEIKPESHFAIFYLGRIALARKEVVRAEERFLEALKIAPEFEPAFSNLVILYEKDEKPEKLEELEKVYQKLIRLKPSANQARILMARLYLKFGREKQAQELFDELKAEALNPKDIGLRIGLVYFERGQFEKAIKELRLVLESDPDNVRARYYLSLAYEETEEYQKAVEGFLFFKPESDFFVEARLHLAYAMSELDDLKAAIQYIKEAIEHKPKQSVLYRSLATLYEENEQLDLAKETVEKGLRMDPQNLGLNFRLGVILDKFKDKEGSIRQMKGVIELDPEHADAMNYLAYTWAEMGSNLDEALMLAQKAAKIKPNAGYIIDTIGWIYFQQGIFPSALEHLKRAAELMPEDPVIHEHLGDTYFKLEQFQKAFEVYLEVQKLGPEDKDRLEKKIRDLKGLLP; this is encoded by the coding sequence TTGTCTATTATTCGATTTTTTTTAGCCTGGTGTATGCTGACGCCATTTGTGCTGATCTGTGCTTGCGCTCCTGTTCCGCCCGCATCCATTTCGGCTTCAAGTCCTTATCCGGACGAATCCAAGGAGCAGAAGCCTGTCTCTAAGGCCTCTCTGGATCAGCTTCCCCGGGCGGCAGCCTACTATTATTTTATGCTGTCCAACCTTTCTCTGGCTGCGGGTAAGGCCCAGCTTGGCCTTGAATATCTCAACACTGCCAGGCAAATAGACCCGGAGTCGGCTTTTTTAGAAGGTGAGCTGGCATATTATTATCTCAGGGGAGGTCAATCGGCAGAGGCCCTGAAGCACGCCCGCTCGGCTGTGGCCAAGAATCCTGACTATCGCCCGGCGCGTCTCTTGCTGGCCGGATTTCTCAAGGCCATGAAGCGGCACGAGGAGGCCATTGCGGAGTATAAGACCATCTTAGAAAAGGACCCTGACGCCTACGAGGTTCTCATGCGCCTGGGGATGATATACATGGATCTCCGGCGGTATGAGCAGGCAGAAAAGGTTTTGACGCATCTGCTTGAGATCAAGCCGGAGTCTCATTTTGCTATTTTTTATCTTGGACGGATCGCCTTGGCCCGGAAGGAGGTTGTCCGGGCTGAGGAGCGTTTTTTAGAGGCATTGAAGATTGCCCCGGAGTTCGAACCCGCCTTTAGCAATCTGGTTATCCTGTATGAAAAAGATGAAAAGCCAGAAAAATTAGAAGAGCTCGAGAAGGTATATCAAAAATTGATACGCCTCAAACCCTCAGCCAATCAGGCCCGAATCCTCATGGCCCGGCTCTACCTCAAGTTCGGGCGGGAGAAGCAGGCTCAGGAGCTGTTCGATGAATTAAAGGCCGAGGCGCTAAACCCTAAAGATATCGGGCTTCGCATCGGCCTGGTCTATTTTGAACGGGGTCAGTTTGAAAAGGCCATCAAAGAGCTTCGACTCGTTCTTGAATCCGATCCGGACAACGTTCGGGCTAGATATTATTTGAGCCTGGCCTACGAGGAAACGGAGGAGTACCAGAAAGCCGTCGAGGGTTTTTTGTTCTTCAAGCCTGAATCGGATTTCTTTGTGGAAGCCCGGCTGCACCTGGCCTATGCCATGAGCGAGCTTGATGACCTCAAGGCCGCCATTCAATATATCAAGGAGGCCATCGAGCATAAGCCTAAACAGTCGGTTCTGTACCGCTCCCTGGCCACTCTTTACGAGGAGAACGAACAGTTAGACCTGGCAAAAGAGACCGTGGAAAAGGGTTTGAGAATGGACCCCCAAAACCTGGGCCTGAACTTCCGCCTGGGCGTTATACTTGACAAGTTTAAAGACAAGGAAGGTTCAATCAGGCAGATGAAAGGGGTCATTGAACTTGACCCTGAGCATGCCGACGCCATGAACTACCTGGCATACACCTGGGCTGAGATGGGCAGCAACCTGGATGAGGCCCTAATGCTGGCGCAAAAGGCTGCCAAGATCAAACCAAATGCCGGTTATATCATTGACACCATTGGCTGGATTTATTTCCAGCAGGGTATTTTCCCTTCAGCTCTAGAACATTTGAAACGAGCGGCCGAGCTCATGCCCGAAGATCCGGTCATTCATGAACATCTGGGTGACACCTATTTCAAGCTGGAGCAGTTTCAGAAGGCCTTTGAGGTTTACCTCGAGGTTCAGAAACTCGGTCCAGAAGACAAGGACCGTCTTGAAAAGAAGATCAGGGACCTTAAAGGCCTCTTGCCTTAA